The following proteins come from a genomic window of Methanocella conradii HZ254:
- a CDS encoding MutS-related protein produces MTHLLDVDSLLELPGIGEKISGKLIEHFGSEESALEVLRKHDVASLSSVPGISEKYAISLIHEVIAGEEGVSIEEFLRTQEAYSVYEKIIGLIRSYAHTPYSRAKISTFIPYPSKRADRIKAIQAEIEDYVTLANTLKDDAELNAALKKVRHLKEPSKAVKSRDRAIFTDSKEDYEKLVRDGVDRYLDVYFIESMGELVDIAKGYSQPLVLGSRFAATDFPDDMGFEFMEGGAAETWWLAPEAVIAFFAANKEPIEASLRAIKIIRERSGHVICSQLDDAKISELSQEMARITPEGELEMGVDPEVDRLKGVLDRHGEAFKAALKKANADLHERMENNTVTLKGSQLLGMFGEKGEAGLKSMLEKEVARAYSAVINEAKESIKAQLALKPFEMQYVDMMFSDDIVYPIELNYRAVDSFKSAINRQLSKRSLDLKRGCAKRLSKLKTACMEMVREVLEFDTYFAIGSFAADYGLNMPAISDKAGISISSAYNIFLRGRAKKVEPVSYAVGIKTKDTKGERVVILSGVNSGGKTTMLDLLAQVVILSHMGFPVPAESAEVGLVDELMYFSKSKGTLTAGAFEATIKSFSSVIGKSRKVVLVDELESITEPGASAKIIAGILETLHENENSIAVFVSHLAEQILENTKCGIRVDGIEAKGLDANLNLIVDRSPRYNYLARSTPELIVERLTRASDGDEKLFYQKLLGKFKGL; encoded by the coding sequence ATGACGCATTTGTTGGACGTGGACAGCCTGCTAGAACTCCCCGGCATAGGCGAAAAGATATCGGGCAAGCTCATCGAGCATTTCGGCTCGGAGGAGTCGGCCCTCGAGGTTTTGCGCAAGCACGACGTGGCCAGCCTTTCGAGCGTGCCAGGAATAAGCGAAAAGTACGCCATATCGCTCATCCACGAGGTCATCGCCGGGGAGGAAGGGGTTTCTATCGAAGAATTTCTCCGGACTCAAGAGGCCTATAGCGTTTATGAGAAGATCATCGGCCTGATTCGCTCGTACGCTCACACCCCTTATTCACGGGCAAAGATAAGCACCTTTATACCCTACCCCTCGAAGCGCGCCGACAGGATCAAGGCCATCCAGGCAGAGATAGAGGATTATGTGACGCTGGCCAATACGCTCAAAGACGACGCGGAGCTGAACGCTGCCCTGAAGAAGGTAAGGCACCTGAAGGAGCCCTCAAAAGCCGTTAAGTCAAGGGATAGGGCCATTTTCACTGATAGCAAGGAGGACTATGAAAAGCTAGTCCGCGATGGCGTAGACCGTTACCTCGACGTATACTTTATAGAGAGCATGGGCGAGCTCGTTGACATAGCGAAGGGCTACTCACAGCCGCTCGTGTTAGGCAGCAGGTTCGCAGCGACAGACTTTCCCGACGACATGGGCTTCGAGTTCATGGAAGGAGGCGCCGCCGAGACGTGGTGGCTGGCGCCCGAGGCAGTCATAGCCTTCTTCGCGGCAAACAAGGAGCCTATAGAGGCCTCGCTAAGGGCTATAAAGATAATACGGGAAAGGTCAGGGCACGTCATCTGTAGCCAGCTAGACGATGCAAAGATAAGCGAGCTATCGCAAGAGATGGCACGCATCACGCCCGAAGGGGAGCTTGAGATGGGGGTAGACCCCGAGGTGGACAGGCTAAAGGGCGTGCTAGATAGGCACGGCGAGGCCTTCAAGGCAGCCCTCAAGAAGGCAAACGCAGACCTCCATGAGCGTATGGAGAATAACACCGTTACGCTTAAAGGCTCCCAGCTTTTGGGCATGTTCGGTGAGAAGGGCGAGGCGGGCCTTAAGAGCATGCTTGAAAAGGAGGTCGCAAGGGCCTACTCCGCCGTAATTAATGAGGCAAAGGAGTCCATCAAGGCGCAGCTTGCCCTTAAGCCCTTCGAGATGCAGTACGTGGACATGATGTTTAGCGACGATATCGTCTACCCGATCGAGCTTAACTACCGCGCCGTGGATTCTTTTAAGAGCGCCATAAACAGGCAGCTTTCAAAGCGGAGCCTCGACCTTAAGAGGGGATGCGCGAAGCGCCTCTCAAAGCTTAAGACGGCCTGCATGGAAATGGTCAGGGAGGTCCTGGAGTTTGACACGTACTTCGCCATCGGCTCGTTTGCCGCCGATTACGGGTTGAATATGCCCGCCATTAGCGATAAGGCCGGCATCAGCATCTCTTCGGCATATAACATCTTTTTGAGGGGCCGCGCTAAGAAAGTGGAGCCAGTGAGCTATGCTGTAGGGATTAAGACTAAGGATACTAAAGGGGAGAGGGTGGTCATTTTGAGCGGCGTGAACTCGGGCGGCAAGACCACGATGCTTGACCTGCTGGCGCAGGTCGTCATCCTGAGCCATATGGGTTTCCCTGTGCCTGCCGAGTCCGCCGAGGTGGGCCTGGTGGACGAGCTCATGTATTTCAGCAAGTCTAAGGGCACTCTTACTGCTGGTGCCTTTGAGGCGACTATCAAGAGCTTCTCGAGCGTCATTGGTAAGAGCCGTAAGGTCGTGCTGGTGGATGAGCTCGAGTCCATCACGGAGCCCGGGGCGTCGGCGAAGATAATAGCTGGCATACTTGAGACGCTCCACGAAAACGAGAATAGCATTGCCGTGTTCGTGAGCCACCTGGCTGAGCAGATCCTTGAGAATACGAAGTGCGGGATTCGGGTGGATGGGATCGAGGCGAAGGGATTGGACGCTAACCTGAACCTGATAGTGGACAGGTCTCCCCGCTATAACTATCTCGCCAGGAGCACGCCAGAGCTTATCGTGGAGAGGCTTACCAGGGCGTCAGATGGCGACGAGAAGCTGTTCTACCAAAAGCTTCTCGGTAAGTTTAAAGGCCTCTAG
- a CDS encoding GNAT family N-acetyltransferase, which translates to MMRGHLNQATCGIHVRPATEGDVESMYALEQMCFDVEAFSAHQLQYLINAKTAYSFVAEYDDAFAGFIIGLTNRNRFGKYGRIYTLDVDYRFRRRGIATILLKTLMERLRQAGCTNCFLEVKVDNDKAVTLYEKMGFERSRIVPNYYSDGVHALKMKKTL; encoded by the coding sequence ATGATGCGTGGGCATTTAAACCAGGCCACATGTGGCATTCACGTAAGGCCTGCAACTGAAGGCGATGTGGAGAGCATGTACGCCCTCGAGCAGATGTGCTTCGACGTCGAGGCGTTCTCCGCGCACCAGCTCCAATACCTCATAAACGCGAAGACTGCGTATTCATTCGTGGCGGAATACGACGACGCCTTCGCGGGATTCATCATCGGCCTGACCAACAGGAACAGGTTCGGGAAGTACGGCCGGATATACACGCTCGACGTGGACTATAGGTTCAGGCGCAGGGGTATAGCCACCATACTGTTAAAAACGCTCATGGAGCGCTTACGCCAGGCGGGGTGTACGAACTGCTTCCTCGAGGTGAAGGTGGACAACGATAAGGCCGTCACCTTATATGAAAAGATGGGGTTCGAGCGGTCTCGCATCGTGCCTAACTACTATTCTGATGGAGTACACGCCCTAAAGATGAAGAAAACGCTTTGA
- a CDS encoding ribbon-helix-helix domain-containing protein → MPKISVDIPQELLDDLMVHVGKDKKFVSQSDAIRTAIRKMLDSLDEIDERHGRIRREK, encoded by the coding sequence ATGCCAAAGATCAGCGTCGATATCCCGCAGGAGCTATTAGACGATTTAATGGTACACGTTGGCAAGGACAAGAAGTTCGTGAGCCAGTCGGACGCCATAAGGACGGCCATTCGCAAGATGCTCGACTCTCTTGATGAGATCGATGAGCGCCATGGCAGGATTCGGAGGGAGAAGTGA
- the queC gene encoding 7-cyano-7-deazaguanine synthase QueC, translating into MGSIALLSSGLDSAVAFKVALDEWGVDLALTFDYGQRAAEKEIECARKICERFGVRHEVVELPWLEDVTSTSLVYRGEKVPTLTEAELDERARETAHAVWVPNRNGAFINIAACFADSLGIGLIVCGFNAEEGATFPDNTPEFVEAVNKSLFYSTENHAKVVAPVAGLDKVGIVRKGARIGAPLDLSWSCYFSGERPCGKCESCVRRARAFRMAGVPDPSLVIR; encoded by the coding sequence ATGGGCTCGATAGCGCTTTTATCAAGCGGGCTTGATTCCGCCGTCGCCTTTAAGGTTGCGCTGGACGAGTGGGGCGTCGACCTGGCGCTAACCTTCGACTACGGCCAGAGGGCGGCCGAAAAGGAGATAGAGTGCGCACGGAAGATCTGCGAGCGGTTTGGGGTCAGGCACGAGGTCGTGGAGCTTCCGTGGCTAGAGGACGTTACCAGTACTTCGCTCGTGTACAGGGGCGAGAAGGTTCCGACGCTGACCGAGGCGGAGCTTGACGAGAGGGCAAGGGAGACCGCCCACGCCGTCTGGGTGCCTAACCGTAATGGCGCATTCATTAATATCGCCGCCTGCTTCGCAGACTCCCTGGGCATAGGTCTCATAGTCTGCGGCTTTAACGCGGAGGAGGGCGCCACGTTTCCCGATAATACGCCGGAGTTCGTGGAAGCCGTCAATAAGAGCCTATTTTATTCTACCGAGAACCACGCGAAGGTCGTCGCCCCGGTAGCAGGCCTTGATAAGGTGGGCATCGTCAGGAAGGGCGCTAGAATAGGGGCGCCGCTCGACCTTAGCTGGAGTTGCTACTTTTCAGGTGAGAGGCCCTGCGGAAAATGCGAGAGCTGCGTGCGGAGGGCGCGCGCGTTCAGGATGGCCGGAGTGCCGGACCCATCGCTGGTGATACGATGA
- a CDS encoding DUF366 family protein, whose protein sequence is MKCIVAEERIDYDGSQIGSLWAYTKFGVQDDSIVCFRGRCNIPISHMIDLEDRIHGERIESPDMIHFIVEHFDMPSLRLAYTRQRLLACIAGEALKDMGFIVSRSGDDLFFKGQKLSISIASTGAASSKIHFGINVECEDYMSLNKMGLKDPDGLMRQIGERYAAEVEDIEEDMRKSRPLEVFR, encoded by the coding sequence ATGAAGTGCATCGTCGCAGAGGAGCGCATCGACTACGATGGGAGCCAGATAGGCTCGCTCTGGGCCTATACGAAGTTTGGGGTGCAGGATGACAGCATCGTATGCTTCAGGGGCCGCTGTAATATACCCATAAGCCACATGATAGACCTGGAAGACCGCATTCATGGCGAGAGGATAGAGTCGCCGGACATGATTCATTTTATAGTCGAGCATTTTGACATGCCGTCGCTCAGGCTTGCCTATACGAGGCAGCGCCTGCTCGCATGTATAGCCGGAGAGGCCCTTAAAGACATGGGCTTTATCGTCAGCCGTTCGGGTGACGACTTATTTTTTAAAGGCCAGAAGCTGTCCATATCCATCGCCTCCACCGGCGCGGCGAGCAGCAAGATTCATTTCGGCATCAACGTGGAATGCGAGGATTATATGAGCCTGAATAAGATGGGGCTGAAAGACCCGGATGGATTGATGAGACAAATAGGAGAGCGTTACGCAGCCGAGGTTGAAGACATTGAGGAAGATATGAGGAAATCCAGGCCTCTGGAGGTGTTCAGGTGA
- a CDS encoding 7-carboxy-7-deazaguanine synthase QueE, producing the protein MRAPIREVFVSAQGEGPYVGYRQIFVRFPRCNLECKYCDTPRDWDAERKCKVELRPGTGEFVDFDNPVSEEQLLGIIKSYERIHSVSLTGGEPLLYAKFIKELKPSKFPLYLETNMTLPEGAREVKDVVKYVSGDFKLQGQCDFKGHYEKYFNDTARSFSILRHTSFRDCFCKIIVSRDVKRDEVLHAVDQIKDCITELILQPVTPVNGVEAATPKQLFELQEAAMDKVETVRIIPQTHKMWGAL; encoded by the coding sequence GTGAGGGCGCCGATACGCGAGGTCTTCGTGAGCGCGCAGGGGGAAGGCCCATACGTGGGATACCGGCAAATATTCGTCCGGTTCCCGAGGTGTAACCTGGAATGTAAATACTGCGATACGCCCAGAGATTGGGATGCCGAAAGAAAGTGTAAGGTGGAGCTGAGGCCGGGGACAGGGGAGTTCGTGGACTTCGATAATCCCGTATCCGAGGAGCAGCTCTTAGGCATCATCAAGTCATACGAGCGCATCCATTCCGTCTCGCTCACCGGAGGGGAGCCGCTATTATACGCGAAATTCATAAAGGAGCTCAAGCCTTCGAAGTTCCCGCTCTACCTGGAGACGAACATGACGCTTCCGGAGGGAGCCAGGGAGGTCAAGGACGTGGTAAAATACGTATCCGGGGACTTCAAGCTGCAAGGCCAGTGCGATTTCAAGGGACATTATGAGAAGTACTTCAACGATACTGCACGCTCGTTCAGCATACTGAGGCACACGAGTTTCCGTGATTGTTTCTGTAAGATTATTGTCTCTAGAGACGTTAAGAGGGATGAGGTGCTTCACGCCGTGGACCAGATAAAGGATTGCATAACCGAGCTTATACTTCAGCCCGTGACGCCTGTAAACGGAGTTGAGGCGGCCACGCCGAAACAGCTCTTTGAGCTGCAGGAAGCCGCAATGGACAAGGTCGAGACCGTAAGGATAATACCACAGACGCATAAGATGTGGGGAGCATTATGA
- the queD gene encoding 6-carboxytetrahydropterin synthase QueD, with product MRLGVVEYMDAAHYLPGHETCGKVHGHTYRVELVVEGEKGETGMVMDFYEMKSILKKALSEYDHRCLNEVVDYPSVENLCEAIYNKLLGEITLPFKVRIWEGKGKWCELGDL from the coding sequence ATGAGGCTAGGCGTAGTCGAGTACATGGATGCCGCGCACTACCTGCCAGGACATGAGACGTGCGGGAAGGTGCACGGGCACACCTACAGGGTAGAGCTAGTCGTGGAAGGGGAGAAAGGAGAAACCGGCATGGTGATGGACTTTTACGAGATGAAGTCCATCCTGAAGAAGGCGCTGAGCGAGTACGACCACCGCTGCCTGAACGAGGTGGTGGACTACCCGAGCGTCGAGAACCTGTGCGAGGCCATCTACAATAAGCTGCTGGGCGAGATCACCCTGCCCTTCAAGGTAAGAATATGGGAGGGCAAGGGGAAATGGTGCGAGCTTGGCGACCTGTAA
- a CDS encoding archaellum operon transcriptional activator EarA family protein yields the protein MTQATGINIYASEMIRVFGPKVYYALHDSKLRGDVLIFFKNNPFYITINIISKSMHIDYSNIRGVVCGDGGNYSKDRGLARLGLLASKKIGRETAYIISQKGLKAAELLEKERESTCPTRKNG from the coding sequence ATGACACAGGCAACAGGAATAAACATATACGCGAGTGAAATGATACGCGTATTTGGGCCTAAAGTGTACTATGCGCTCCATGATAGTAAATTACGGGGAGACGTCCTCATATTTTTTAAAAATAACCCGTTTTACATAACCATAAATATTATCTCTAAAAGCATGCACATCGATTATTCGAATATACGGGGCGTGGTCTGTGGCGATGGGGGCAATTATAGTAAAGATAGAGGGCTTGCCCGCCTCGGACTATTAGCCAGTAAAAAGATAGGAAGAGAAACAGCCTACATTATTAGCCAAAAAGGGCTCAAGGCGGCAGAACTACTAGAAAAAGAGCGAGAATCAACTTGCCCTACCAGAAAGAATGGATAA
- a CDS encoding ABC transporter permease subunit, whose protein sequence is MGNLVRVARKEFSDLTSSTLMLIILIWYFIQFLIVVYTHVYPFDGMPSLISYYDNPAELFFSDFAIMLCKNGSILGIVLGFVSVASEVDGHALNILLMKPLYRDTVINGKLLGVIGFILCLFGFTAFLFIMALSLYSVFILNAHAPGSLSVYLSTFVSYLPLALVLSLLCILLTYSITLLMCQVFKNQSLALFLSLFIWVILFVLMDNVLLAGNVGFFAGRAAQDFIASLSPYNMVGSILSERDLYGALAYRGSQFFTLFLYCFVALVLSYIAFLRRDIS, encoded by the coding sequence ATGGGTAATTTAGTCAGGGTGGCGAGAAAAGAATTTTCTGATCTGACCAGTAGCACGCTGATGTTGATTATCCTTATATGGTATTTTATCCAGTTTTTAATCGTCGTTTATACGCATGTCTATCCTTTTGATGGCATGCCTTCGCTTATTTCTTATTATGATAATCCTGCGGAACTCTTTTTTAGTGATTTTGCCATCATGTTATGTAAGAATGGCTCTATCTTGGGCATTGTGCTCGGTTTTGTTTCTGTTGCCTCGGAGGTGGATGGGCATGCGCTTAACATTCTGCTTATGAAGCCTTTGTATCGCGATACGGTTATTAATGGTAAGCTGTTAGGCGTTATCGGCTTTATATTGTGTTTGTTCGGTTTTACTGCGTTCCTCTTTATAATGGCCCTCTCGTTATATAGTGTTTTTATCCTTAACGCTCACGCTCCCGGCTCTTTGAGTGTCTATCTCTCTACGTTTGTGAGCTATTTGCCGTTGGCTCTTGTGTTGTCGCTGCTTTGTATTTTGCTCACGTATTCTATTACTTTGTTGATGTGCCAGGTCTTTAAGAATCAGAGTTTGGCGTTGTTTTTAAGCTTATTTATCTGGGTAATCCTCTTCGTCTTGATGGATAACGTTTTGTTAGCGGGTAATGTGGGATTCTTCGCTGGCCGAGCCGCTCAGGACTTTATCGCTAGCCTTTCACCTTACAATATGGTGGGCTCTATTCTTAGTGAGCGTGATCTTTATGGGGCTTTAGCTTATCGGGGGAGTCAATTCTTTACGTTATTTTTATATTGCTTTGTTGCACTTGTGTTATCTTATATTGCTTTTCTCAGGAGGGATATCTCATGA
- a CDS encoding ABC transporter permease, translating into MSALSAVAKNEFGMVAKNPLVFLFMGVMTVLAIVNAMGASGLNSYITGDAIEYLWNVNSITAGFFVLLTLCLGIISVSDERSRGVLGVMLTKPLYRRDVLLGKFVGIALFLFLLITATLVLFTSLLVVALGNPGSIVELVVRVGFFILLLFIYCCFMLCLAALFSTLLSKGAALIISLIYVCYDWYSYGTIALSDPFFGGLLSFDPFYLYWKSFLGMDGKGLLSSSVPLGAWLDFSWPYIVLLILYVAVVALIDVILFNREGESV; encoded by the coding sequence ATGAGCGCATTGTCGGCAGTGGCGAAGAATGAGTTCGGTATGGTAGCTAAGAATCCTCTCGTCTTTTTATTCATGGGCGTTATGACCGTGTTGGCGATAGTGAACGCTATGGGGGCCAGTGGGTTGAACAGCTATATAACCGGAGACGCTATCGAGTATTTATGGAATGTTAATTCGATAACAGCGGGGTTTTTTGTTTTGTTGACTTTGTGTTTGGGGATTATTTCGGTTTCCGATGAGCGTTCGAGGGGGGTTTTGGGCGTTATGCTTACTAAGCCTTTATATCGTAGGGACGTTCTTCTTGGTAAGTTCGTGGGCATAGCGTTATTCCTGTTTTTATTAATCACAGCTACACTGGTACTGTTCACGTCGTTGCTTGTTGTTGCGTTGGGTAATCCAGGGTCGATTGTGGAGCTCGTAGTAAGGGTGGGGTTTTTTATATTGCTCTTGTTTATATATTGTTGTTTTATGCTGTGCCTGGCAGCGCTCTTCAGCACATTGCTTAGTAAAGGGGCGGCATTGATTATATCTCTTATATATGTTTGTTACGATTGGTACTCTTATGGTACCATAGCCTTATCCGACCCATTTTTTGGGGGTTTACTATCCTTCGATCCGTTCTACCTTTACTGGAAGTCATTCTTGGGTATGGATGGAAAGGGCTTATTAAGTTCCTCTGTTCCTCTGGGAGCGTGGCTTGACTTTAGCTGGCCTTATATTGTCTTACTCATCTTGTACGTGGCAGTAGTTGCGCTTATAGATGTAATATTATTTAATAGAGAGGGGGAGTCGGTGTAA
- a CDS encoding ABC transporter permease has protein sequence MSNTLFVARKEFSYLLNSRLIIFIMVWYMAIFFLSFYGTAQSVNSLGISDPVQNYFVDYVYTLCYYGTLVAVVLGFSSISVETSGKALNTLLSKPLYRDTIINGKLLGAGGFMVCIYLLVTILYVSGISLVTNGSRNAVMAFVGGLSLSFLLYMLCMLFFFSISMLACLLFREQSLALFVGFLAWIVLFRLISSDIFAGSISYFFGNSQSILLLVSGMSPSTMLYFILENMDLQSVLAESGLEVFKLFLYCTIGLILSYIAFLRRDVS, from the coding sequence ATGTCTAATACGTTATTTGTTGCGCGGAAGGAGTTTTCTTATCTTCTTAATAGCAGGCTTATCATATTTATCATGGTGTGGTATATGGCCATATTTTTCCTGTCGTTTTACGGTACGGCTCAATCGGTGAATAGTCTAGGCATCTCCGATCCTGTTCAGAACTATTTCGTGGACTATGTTTATACGCTCTGCTATTATGGCACTCTAGTGGCCGTGGTGCTTGGTTTCTCGTCGATATCCGTGGAAACGAGCGGTAAAGCTTTGAACACTTTACTATCGAAGCCGTTATATCGCGATACGATTATTAACGGCAAGCTCCTCGGCGCAGGCGGATTCATGGTATGTATCTACCTGCTCGTCACGATCCTGTACGTGTCCGGGATATCTTTGGTCACCAATGGCTCGCGGAACGCGGTGATGGCGTTCGTTGGCGGTTTGTCTTTATCGTTTCTCCTTTACATGCTGTGCATGCTGTTCTTCTTCTCCATATCCATGCTCGCCTGTCTCCTGTTCAGGGAACAGAGCCTGGCACTATTCGTGGGATTTTTAGCATGGATAGTGCTCTTCCGCTTGATATCAAGCGATATTTTTGCGGGCTCGATCTCGTACTTCTTTGGCAATAGCCAGTCGATACTTTTACTCGTCAGTGGCATGTCCCCCAGCACGATGCTATATTTTATCCTGGAAAATATGGATCTTCAAAGTGTTCTTGCCGAGAGCGGGCTCGAAGTGTTCAAGCTATTTTTATACTGTACCATCGGGCTAATATTATCGTACATCGCGTTCTTGAGGAGAGATGTCTCGTGA
- a CDS encoding ABC transporter permease — MAKNEFNRIVRNPIAVVFGVLILVFATVYAMGCSASLPSIHFEEHDFIFFYMGIGNFYWMLSVFFAFFSMCVGIVSVADEQSSNSFRVLFAKPLYRRDIIIGKFLGIGTFLLIALALAIALISSLVILVYGGPESVSELVWRLGAFTFVSSLSCSVTLGLVMLLGIMLSKEEALVVSLAYISFSWLTQTNLIPQSFRDLIVIIPVDLFVKASCVRGNDLFTLTLPFDRWLGNALPYIVLLLAEAIILVLIDCVLFARKEG; from the coding sequence GTGGCTAAAAACGAGTTTAACCGCATAGTTAGAAACCCGATCGCGGTGGTTTTCGGCGTCTTGATACTGGTATTCGCCACCGTCTACGCTATGGGGTGCTCTGCCAGTTTACCATCGATTCATTTCGAGGAACATGACTTCATATTCTTCTATATGGGCATCGGAAACTTCTACTGGATGCTCTCGGTCTTCTTCGCGTTCTTTTCTATGTGTGTCGGCATCGTTTCCGTTGCCGATGAGCAGTCGAGTAACTCGTTCAGGGTTTTATTTGCCAAACCGTTATACCGGAGGGACATCATAATAGGAAAATTCCTGGGAATCGGCACATTCCTGCTCATCGCACTGGCACTGGCTATTGCTTTAATTTCCTCTCTAGTCATCCTGGTATACGGAGGCCCGGAATCCGTCAGCGAGCTGGTATGGAGGCTGGGAGCGTTTACATTCGTCTCGTCTCTGAGCTGTAGCGTTACGCTCGGACTGGTGATGCTTCTGGGGATTATGCTTAGCAAAGAAGAGGCACTAGTAGTCTCGCTGGCGTATATATCGTTCAGCTGGCTGACCCAGACAAACCTGATTCCGCAGTCATTCCGCGATCTCATCGTCATCATTCCTGTGGACCTGTTTGTGAAAGCAAGCTGTGTGCGTGGCAATGACCTGTTTACGCTGACATTACCGTTTGACCGGTGGCTTGGCAACGCGCTACCATATATTGTATTGCTATTGGCGGAGGCCATTATCCTGGTGCTGATCGATTGCGTCTTGTTCGCGAGAAAAGAGGGATGA
- a CDS encoding RCC1 domain-containing protein, whose protein sequence is MSNKTGPASLLCQTFLLLAFLAIGAALPMAEASSDRFVAVSCSSSNVMALSENGTVWTWGRIYWGYENGSCEWYDQTTPVQVPIENVTAISSGTDHSVALKSDGTVWAWGYNYWGELGDGTRASEPLTPVQVVGLNNVESISAGNGYTIALKNDGTVWAWGMNNIGQLGDGTRENRYTPVMVKGLTDVVAIKGAALAIKEDGTVWSWRPGLFGVDEGNESSMAMFMGREGIPFQIQGLKNVRDIDTSISHTVFVKEDGTVWSWGHSGYGTLGDGTMIEINAPFITTPVQARGLINVKSVSSASVALKNDGTVWVWGYNNFGKHGDGKSFDAKAVPTQVPGMSDVIAIASGSFNTVFLKKDGSVWTCGANNCGQIGDGTRSDWVLDSQNDENDKRVPVRVLGSQGVVSMAQANDTLSPGPSRSSGFDLSTIITMICLLSSGGLVYSALRKSRNS, encoded by the coding sequence ATGAGTAATAAAACTGGGCCGGCATCTCTACTATGTCAAACATTTCTATTGCTGGCCTTCCTCGCCATTGGGGCGGCTCTCCCAATGGCCGAAGCATCATCCGACAGGTTCGTCGCAGTATCCTGCAGCTCAAGCAACGTCATGGCGCTCAGTGAAAACGGCACCGTGTGGACCTGGGGAAGGATCTATTGGGGCTACGAGAACGGTAGCTGTGAATGGTATGATCAGACGACGCCGGTACAAGTACCCATAGAAAACGTGACAGCGATATCATCGGGCACAGATCATAGCGTCGCGCTGAAGAGTGATGGAACCGTGTGGGCATGGGGCTATAACTATTGGGGCGAGCTGGGCGACGGAACCCGAGCGAGCGAGCCGCTGACGCCAGTACAAGTCGTCGGCCTGAATAACGTAGAGTCCATCTCCGCCGGCAACGGCTACACGATCGCGCTAAAGAACGACGGGACCGTGTGGGCATGGGGAATGAACAATATTGGCCAGCTCGGCGACGGTACGCGGGAAAACCGATATACTCCAGTAATGGTGAAAGGGTTGACAGATGTCGTAGCCATAAAAGGAGCGGCTCTCGCTATAAAAGAGGATGGCACCGTGTGGTCATGGCGGCCCGGGTTATTCGGCGTGGACGAGGGCAATGAGAGCAGCATGGCCATGTTCATGGGTCGCGAGGGCATACCATTCCAGATCCAGGGCCTAAAAAACGTGAGGGATATCGATACGAGCATCAGTCATACGGTGTTCGTCAAAGAGGATGGCACCGTGTGGAGTTGGGGGCATAGTGGCTATGGCACCCTTGGTGATGGCACGATGATCGAAATAAATGCGCCTTTTATCACGACCCCCGTACAAGCTCGGGGTCTCATAAATGTCAAATCAGTATCGTCCGCCAGCGTTGCTTTAAAGAACGATGGGACCGTGTGGGTATGGGGGTATAATAATTTCGGCAAACATGGCGATGGCAAATCTTTTGATGCCAAGGCTGTTCCCACCCAGGTACCTGGGATGAGCGACGTCATAGCCATCGCTTCCGGAAGCTTTAACACGGTATTTCTCAAGAAGGACGGGAGCGTCTGGACGTGCGGAGCTAATAATTGTGGGCAGATCGGTGATGGGACGAGGTCTGACTGGGTACTTGACTCGCAGAACGATGAGAATGATAAGCGCGTGCCGGTAAGGGTACTGGGTTCTCAAGGTGTGGTGTCCATGGCGCAGGCTAATGATACGCTATCGCCGGGCCCGTCGCGGAGCAGTGGCTTCGATCTTTCGACGATTATCACGATGATCTGCCTGTTATCCTCGGGCGGCCTCGTATACTCTGCTTTGCGGAAAAGTAGAAACTCATGA